From a single Chlorocebus sabaeus isolate Y175 chromosome X, mChlSab1.0.hap1, whole genome shotgun sequence genomic region:
- the MORF4L2 gene encoding mortality factor 4-like protein 2 — translation MSSRKQGSQPRGQQSAEEENFKKPTRSNMQRSKMRGASSGKKTAGPQQKNLEPALPGRWGGRSAENPPSGSVRKTRKNKQKTPGNGDGGSTSEAPQPPRKKRARADPTVESEEAFKNRMEVKVKIPEELKPWLVEDWDLVTRQKQLFQLPAKKNVDAILEEYANCKKSQGNVDNKEYAVNEVVAGIKEYFNVMLGTQLLYKFERPQYAEILLAHPDAPMSQVYGAPHLLRLFVRIGAMLAYTPLDEKSLALLLGYLHDFLKYLAKNSASLFTASDYKVASAEYHRKAL, via the coding sequence ATGAGTTCCAGAAAGCAGGGTTCTCAACCTCGTGGACAGCAATCTGCAGAAGAAGAGAACTTCAAAAAACCAACTAGAAGCAACATGCAGAGAAGTAAGATGAGAGGGGCCTCCTCAGGAAAGAAGACAGCTGGTCCACAGCAGAAAAATCTTGAACCAGCTCTCCCAGGAAGATGGGGGGGTCGCTCTGCAGAGAATCCCCCTTCAGGATCCGTGAGGAAGACCAGAAAGAACAAACAGAAGACTCCTGGAAACGGAGATGGTGGCAGTACCAGCGAAGCACCTCAGCCCCCTCGGAAGAAAAGGGCCCGGGCAGACCCCACTGTTGAAAGTGAGGAGGCGTTTAAGAATAGAATGGAGGTTAAAGTGAAGATTCCTGAAGAATTAAAACCATGGCTTGTTGAGGACTGGGACTTAGTTACCAGGCAGAAGCAGCTGTTTCAACTCCCTGCTAAGAAAAATGTAGATGCAATTCTGGAGGAGTATGCAAATTGCAAGAAGTCGCAGGGAAATGTTGATAATAAGGAATATGCAGTTAATGAAGTTGTGGcaggaataaaagaatatttcaatGTGATGTTGGGCACTCAGCTGCTCTACAAATTTGAGAGGCCCCAGTATGCTGAAATCCTCTTGGCTCACCCTGATGCTCCAATGTCTCAGGTTTATGGAGCACCACACCTACTGAGATTATTTGTAAGAATTGGAGCAATGTTGGCCTATACGCCCCTTGATGAGAAAAGCCTTGCATTATTGTTGGGCTATTTGCATGATTTCCTAAAATATCTGGCAAAGAATTCTGCATCTCTCTTTACTGCCAGTGATTACAAAGTGGCTTCTGCTGAGTACCACCGCAAAGCCCTGTGA